Within the Hermetia illucens chromosome 6, iHerIll2.2.curated.20191125, whole genome shotgun sequence genome, the region TCATTGAATCTGCTGGCGCTTCCTGACATTACAGATTGCAGTTTATCAGCGATAAATACTGGATTTAAATGTACTAACCATGTCGTTCCACAAAATAAATACGCACTGGTATTGCTTTTTTTATATCGGAAAATCGAAATTTCAACAACTTCATTCGGGGGTCTTGACGAGATAGGATCATATCTCTGGCAATTTGTTTGAACCCCGACGTTGTTGTTAAGTTATTGATCTCTGTGAGATTTTGATCACGTATCAGTTTCGTCAACAGGACTGCTGCCTAAGAAAGAATTTAATGCTTTACGATCCGCACCTCTGAAAAATGTTTCCGATTACCTGTGTTGTTCcgaccttaaattcatcttcttTAAACGAAGGGTCCCAAAGGTATTTCAGTCGCAGTAAATCAAATTTGGCCTTTAAATATTTGTAAGGATATTGCAAGTAGACCAGTTTCGGGAGAGAAACGTCTCTTCTGGATATTCCAGCCACGAGAGTACGATTCGAATAGGAGGTAGGAGGTAGGACTCTATGCTGATTTCGTTGCAGGCCGGTGAAATGTCTTATTGCATTCAGAGAAGGACTACCAGTGACAGGTGACCGCAGCATTGACCTGCACGAATCCAGTCGATTCAGTATACTTTTCGATGATTTGATTGGGGAATAAATACTCCGGAATGTTGACATCGCAGTCGTTTTCAATTATGCTCCTCCTTCAATTTTCTATGATTTACAATTCGCAATTTTCTCAAAACAACGAATTTTAGATTAAAATTTTCTCTAATAATGAAAATTCCTCATGTTCGAAAAATGTAGAATTCCCAATCTAGATTGACAGTAAGAGTAAAAACTGCAAAGGTAACTTAAAATTTTTGTGTGCTCAGTGAAATTATGAAATGCGTAGGTCGTAATTGATGTATGTGGAATAACACGATCATGGATTCGGCGTCATCGTATAGAACCTATTACAATGCAATTGGTCTggtgaaaataattttgaatcaaAACGGAAGGGCATCAGATCTATAAAAATTTCCTAGTGAAGGGAAATAAAGCTCTTTTCCATGTTTCTTCGAGCCCAATGGAATAGCTATTCAATGTTTGTACTGGGACATCTTCCAGCACGGAGAAAGATATTCTTTATAAAGCGCCGTCCACATATTTGGCAAGTCTTAACAAAAAGTCTTAAGCGCAAGCGTGTGGACAGGATGTTTCGCTTGTTTGCTAGCGCTTGTTGGCGATCTGGTGCCAGTCGTAACGCAAACGTGTTGACAGGGTTTTTGGCCTGGGATCTGTACGTTTGCCAGCGTTTGCCACCGACGCGATGGAGTATCAGTTTTTGACATGAATCAAAGGGTGTGTACGTGTGTGTGCGAGATGAAGGGGCGGTGTGAAATGCTTTGTGTGAACGAACCTTGCCGACTTGAAACGAACTTCGCTGACGTGGAATGTTCATCGTACATTGCAATTGCAAATCACGTCGGAAGATTCTGGAAGCTTGAAGTTTCTCAGCAGGAAAATCAtgcatcaaaaatatttttaatgggCGGGGTTAAGAAACTATAATTTGCTTACTTATTTGTTCAATCTCGCGCTAACCAACAACTAGTTTGACAATTTGGTTGCACTTGCACACGAAGCCAATATTGATAGGCAAAATcaatgtaaatatttattgatGGTTTGGAGCTTGTGGCAAGTGGCAAGCGTATAGGCGCCGTTTAAGAATTCCGTCCTGTACTGGGCTGTGTCTAAGCAGATTTGTCATATGAATATTCTGCATTCGTGTATGGAACAATTTAGTCGTCAATCCATTGACATGTCGTCGAGAAGACTAAATGCAGGATGAGCAAatcgtaccatctataagatattctccgctatcttgctaggccggatagccccatacgcccagaacatcattggcccataccaaagaggcttcactccatgcaaatcagtaagagatcagattttctctctgcggcaagcgatggaaaaacttttggaatatggacaacagctgcaccatctattcatcggctttgaagccgcctatgatagcatagcaagggtaaaactgtacacggccgtgagagaattcggtatcccgacgaaacttataagactgactaggctgaccctgactaatgtgcgaggccagataaaagcagcacgatcactctcacgatcattcgacatcaacaacggtctatgacaagggggtgctctatcatgcgtcctctttaacctggtcctggagaaagatgttgacgatatcgacatcatggggagaaccacccgagatgcacaaactgccttcatccagatcgagcaggcggccattggggcgagatcttgggctgcacatcaatgaaggcaagacagagtatatggtggcaacgtcagcaccgaaagccaaccaatcaacaacgtcgaaccgcactggtcaaacggaaagaataaagataggagaatacaactttgagaccgttgataattcctcctatctagggtcgaaaatcacaaccgataacagctacaatgatgaaatccgcgcacggttgttgtcagccaacagagcttatttcagcttccaaaactgttccgctcgaaacgtctcacgatagggtcaaagctcttactgtacaagacaatgatcttgccagtcctcatgtattcctcagagacttgggttcttagcaagaaaaattgtgaactcttggccgcgttggagagaagaatcctccgaaaaatttttggcctcccccatgagcatggacgattccgtagcctacataacggcgaaatctatgagccataccatgaccgtccatccggttgtggataaaattcagctcaataggttacggtgggcgggtcacttaatccgtatgaatgagaatgatccagcccggaaagtctataagggcaatatctatggtagaaaaagaagacgaggcagaccctgcctaagatggagcgatagcgtaggtcaggacgccagagagcttttagggatatcgaattggtggaactcggtgcaaaaccgggatgtctagagttccttattagggcaggcctagaccggataccggttgttgcgccgttgttgaggGTGGCAAGCCATAAACACGTGTGCATCGACACACGTTCGTAACCATGTGGCCGCACAGACAGGTActtagaggtggcggtgaggaaggcgAGGCAGCAACCTTGCCGGCCAATTCAAAACCTCTATAGTGGTAGCAAcacgtggtgttgcatttcaacacgggtgccgtactccatagtttacGTAGGTAGATTTAGGTATGTCAtctatagactggtaccgttgtgcttgtcttagctgggctctgattgtggttacaaaatcaatccatgtcttaagaaaacTGTGGGACTTACCACGAGATAGGTCCTCACGTAAAACCACAGAGAAGTAACTGATCGCATagacatacacggcactaattCCATACCTCTAGTGCGGAATTTTACTCACGCATTTACCGTAGAAGGTCGAACATGCGTAATGATTTTTTCCTTTCATGAAGTCTCGAACGTTGGAAATGATGACTGCGTTTTGCCGGAAGTCTGAACacttggatcactttctcaatcgTATAAACTGTGGGACACGCCGATCTGAACTAGTACGAGCTGAATCAGGTACTGAAATGATGGAACGCGGGAGAATGCGTCAGTGATAATTTCGCCCTTCTCTTTAGCAAGAGTCAACATTTTGCCGGGATGCTGCAAAATTATGGGCTTGTTATCTGTGTATATCGTGAATGATCTCCTTGTGAGGATTTTCTGAGAGTTTTTATTGCGGTGTAGTTGGGCATAAGTTCGCGATGGTAGGTACTCTAGGTTTTTCGGTAAAAAGGGTTTCATGGAGACGAATGCTGGTGGTTTCCGCACGATTTTTTCAAACTGCGTCCAAGATATACTGCAAGCGTCGGTGCATCAAGTCACTGGAATGTTAGTTCTGAGAAAGGTGGTGACGGCAGCCTCGAAGATATTGATTTCGCCTCGAAGAACCGGAAAATCTGCTTCAGCGATGTTATTCGGAAAAGCTTTGAGCAGTTGTTGAATCGGCGTCGGGACGTTCTGCGCGTTTGAAATGCTTCGCGGGTAATTATTTAAGTTTCCCATATAATGGTAAATCTCCTGTGGGTTTTGTGGACGAGGAAGGCTTTGTGTGGCGGGAGTTTGAAGCCGTCGGCAGAGACAGAGTATCCTGGATATATTACCTGTTTTTTTATCGAGGATTTCCTGGCGCTGATTCGGAACTCAGTCTTGCGGTGGTCTTTAAATAGTAGTCGCCCGTGATGTGAGCTCTTGAATTCTTCTTTGACTTCTGTGAGAATGGATGGAGCCTGCATTGTTCGAAGGCCAGAGCGCCAGAGTCGATGAAAAACTGATTGTTCTGATTTTTTTATAGAGAGAGTATACAGTCGATTTACGATTTACTTTTCtcgctataaaatataggaaggatagacaatcgtttgatgaaccatgtgtttataaatttgtatttgtatggtcgtgggtgtccgcaaaatcgactatacgctcgctaCCCTCATTGCGCCCCCCAAACCCTTTTCCCTCATTGCATccgttaccgtctgccttctcAACCATGTATCGAGAGGTTGCCAGAAGCCATCCTTGGCGGCATCAGGTCAATTGTCTGTGGagcatatgcggtgaagaagtgaatagtacgatcagctgatataatggtaagcttcaccagccggttatcaaatccttcgtcttctttaatggtatcacgaAAACCTTCTGAGGTGGTAATGCCAacatcgtattgagtgtgtgagctaccaaaataaagaagtttataaaCATTTTTAACGCGtttgcgttctatgtcgcagcttttgccaCCACACCAtccggtttcttgcagagcgcagatatcaatgcgcctttccgaagggctcttgtgagtttCCAGTGATGGGCAAATtttcttacgtcctgacgccgtccatgcgtcaagaacccttgtccatttctcgacaggatcggaGTCCGTCCTGTTGcgttgactgaggtggacgtcctAGCATTTTTCAGAGGCTTGTTCCTCGATCCGAttatgttgtttctaacgacattggatgcattttcttggtcggcctgttgtGGAGCCTGTTCCCAAGAGAGatgaggtaggatttagcatcgttgaataactccaactatactttgttgttttgttttactgaggatagtacaaagtgcgCTGTCTCAAAGCCTCTTCCTTCTTCTGGGTTTGAGACCAACATGCTAAATGGCGGGGTTACATGCTGGTATTACGCTTTTCATTAATTGTATTTTTGGCCAAGCTGACCACAATTTTTTGCCGTTAGAAACGAATCTGCCTTCATAGAACTCATACTGTCTATCTGAGAACCGTCTCGGAAATTTAACAACCGCCAGAAATCTTTTACAGATTAGCCGTTTCGAAATATCGAGAATAACAACgactttccaaataaaattctgACCAGAGAAAATAAAAACTCGTCCTCCCAAAGCGGTGTCATCTTTTCGGTCCTTGGTTGATAGTTATGGATGACATTCAAAGGAAATTGACACAGGCGTAGTAAGGGTGGTGGCGGATATTGTCTTAGTATAAATCTAATCAAAGCTTAATTGATGCCAGTTAtcactaaaacaaaaatatttgaattgcattttccGCGGCTATACGAACGAAGATTGCCATTTTCCTCTAGTGTAAATATAATATGATCTTGAATGTTAGTAATTAATAGTAATTGGAGACTCAATGTGGAATTGTGCTTTAAGTAAGGCGGCATAGCTTTCTCCACTTCAACCTTTCTGAAAAAATGGAGCCTCCACCCGAATAGGTTTGTATGGATGGTTTGAAGCTCACCAATGGTTATTTTGTGAAGCGGTGTGCGTTAAGCAGGTAATACAATAGGAAAATGTTCAATATGTTCTAAAGAACCGCGGGTGTTTACACACCTAGAATTATATGGGTCCAACTTCGACCTACTTTTGATCCTTCTCCCGCTGGATCTTCATAGTGAATACATTACATCTTATAGGACCTTGTAGCAATATCGTGGATCCGCTACCGAAGGGTCGAAGTGTATCCCCAACGAACTATACTACACAAATGCTGGACGTCACGAAGAAACAAAAAGTACCCACAACTTAGTCGGCTATTGGGGATGCGGGAGGCTTGTCGGTGGTGGTTGTGAGCGAAATGCAACTATTTTGGTTAACAGTCAAGCCGCCATTAGAGGCTTAGAGTGGATGGTGGCGCGTTATGAGTTGGTGTTTCGGTTTGTTGTGAACTCTCTAGGTTGCCCGTCCGAAGTCTCCTCTCTTTTGGTTCTGTGGCATACTCTGCCCCCTGCTGGTTGCTGTGAGCAGTAGATAATACTTGCAATATCGGTCACGTGCTGACTGTAGATGGCACAGGCACAGTACCAAATCTGTGTTATATcgagtgtaaacacaaaaccttattaaaatcggtttactgtctgtctgtccgtctgtctgtctgtctgtccgtcacacgcatttttctcggaaacggtcatagcgattgacaccaaatttagtagaaaggtggaaactgtgaacgctcacgcatccagtgagttacatcctcttacatcgaatttaagggggcatccccatacatgcaaaaggggggtatacatttttttttcatcaaagtagtgatgtggggtatcaaattaaagttctcggttagtactcttcgaagccggtattagttttgacatttattggaaaggtggggagtgctggGGGTTTGAAaacgatcatttctttaagggggccattctcagaaattaccaaactgaaaaatctgaaaaaattcaggagactgccactatatggtgcctaagctccgaaataccttccataccgataccttttcaaatgatgtgaataatagtatattactgtaatttttagtaaatgactgcaaaaccccccttaggtttatcctagcatcacgaaatgttgcagtaatgtaggctataatatagagcatgatcctaccaagtttgatggaaatcgcactattactaacaaagttataataggtcaaattgcttgttgcttctttgcaaattcaagactttgaatgtcaatatcaccgaaaagtggatactctcacacaatatatgcatatattgcgtgctacgtactaagaaatacacaaaacctttcgtgcctgaagcgtccagctttcggtttcccgacttgttaagtcTTATTATGAAAGATCCTAATGGCTTGGGATACTTGGTAAAATCAGACACTTCCACTAGGCTCGCCTCAAGCTGCATAAAGAGTGATTATTCTGGATCAAGGCTGTGTTGTTTATGAGTTGATTTGCTCTGTTCCACTTTTTCCCCTTCCTCATTTTTCCAGGTATCGCttgagttcctcctcagtttcaTTTTATGTCTCCTCCTGGTTGTTTCTGTCTGTTTTCCGTCCATCTGTCAcatgaaatttatttgaaaattgattgataaatttacatgaaatttggtaaggtTATGTGTACTTTGAAATTTGATCCCCGGAGGTAGCGTTCTCAAAAATGATCCACTTGGTAGAAGAAAAAATCACGGGGTTTCATTGGTATTATTACTACCAGAAGAAAGGGTGATTGGTTGAGAATATTCCAGGGCCAGTTGGGCTTCACTACATAAGGGCCAATGAGTTCTCTTTCTGGGGTGGCAACTTTACTCCTGAACTTTTCCTGGCTTGTATTACCGTAATTGTTGAAGTGAAAGGGGCTAAATATCTGCAACTGTTCAGGTGCCTTCCTTCTCATTTCTTCATTGTCTGGATGAAATTTGTTTCTTCGAAATAATGTATAATGCTCCCTTACAACATTTATATCGTAGACGTAAAGGATTACCATCGATTTAATGGCAAATAAAAATGGTTTACGCAGAAAATTAATCCTAAGAGAAATGTAAGCATTAACTTGAGGATTACTAGCACCGTATAAGATTAAGTACTAAAGTGGGTAGCAAGATTGTACAAAAGCTACATCGGTCGTTAGTAACTCCACAGTCATTCGGAAACTGTATATCAACTAGGGTTGGATGTAAGTACTGTACAAATACACATCCACATATATATATTGTAGTACACAGTATAAGATACATTTTCACCATGTTCTCATTTATTTCGCTCCAATTTCACAGAAAGTCTTCTTTATCCTGGTTTTTATTGGAAAGGTTTACCGCACAAGAAGGTGAGTGAGCTTTCACTAGGAGCTCAAGAATCAGTTGAGGTTCGTTTACGAATCAATAGGGTGTAACTGCAAAGTTGTCAAAGAAACATACTCGTATATCAAGCTTTTGCACTACTTCCGTTTCCCTCAAGGATGCTTAATATTCAAACCCTAAACGCATAGAGTTCCTTGGAAGTGATAAAgcaattgaaaaatgcaaaggGACTAGATCCATCATATTCGAGATGAAAAACATTTTCCAGAGAGTGGGATATTAAATTCAAAATGTGAAGGACTTCTATTTATCTGTAGATTCTTATACTTTTGCATGCAGTTAGTAGCTGAGTGATTATGGTGAATGTGCTGCAAAGTTAGATGCTTATGCAGTTTTGTTCATTTTCGTTGAAATCATCAAGAGTCCATGACAAGCGTTCAAATTGGAGTGTGCCTTTGGTATACATCTAACGGGGAATACCAACTCTTTAGTCCAACTACTTAATTTTAAGGGGGGATGAATCTGAATTTTACACATATTGGAAGATAAAAGTCTGAAGTAGAAGAAAGTATACGAATCCTTGAATAGGAAGGTAGTCAGGTAATGACGTTTTTATGAAGATTGAAATTTTATGCTTTCTTCTTTCAGCATTGGAAAACAGTGATTACCTGGAAGCCTGGGCGCTAGAACAACGCTCCAAGCCCATCTAACATATATAATTACGTTTTGAAGTTTTCCTTCTATGTTTATTGTGGTTGGATGCCGTCGTTTTGAACCAAAAGACTTTTCCAAATTAACTTGTACACTTTGACGATTTCTTAACAAGGAAAACGTTTAACGGTTGGTCTTGGAGTGCCAAGGAGATGTTTAAGGTAATTAGAAATTATGGATGAAGtaataaagtcaaagaaaaTGTTAATTGAGGTGCCAGCCAGGTAATAAATGATAGATGGAAACATTGCGTAATTGTGAAATTACCTGGAGTGTTCGTTAGGCTCATGGTAGACGATTAATCTTTCTCCTTTCTATTGGCTTCTTTTGGCAATTTCACTTAATTTTTTTCCGGCCCGTTACTTTTTTACTGAATATCATTTTCACAATTTGCATAATACCAAATTCCCGTATCCTTCcccgaattttcaaaattaacattCATCATGAccgtcgcaacaaccggtttcgatctaggcctgcctaagtAAAGAACTGCAGGCATTCCGGTTTtgtcccgaggtccaccaattggatatccttaaaagctgtctggcgtcctgccttAGGCCAATGCTTCAtctgagacagggtctgcctcgtctcctttttctaccatagatattgtccttatagacttttcgggctggatcattctcaaacatacggattaaatgactcacccaccgcaacctattgagccggagtttatccacaatcagacggtgatggtatcgctcatagatttcgtcattgtgtagactacggaatcgtccatcctcttgtagccggctaaaaattcttcgaaggatgcttctctcggacgcggtcaagagttcccaatttttctttgctaagaacccatctCTTCGAGGAGTACATAAGGCCTGAAAGATCATTATCGTGTACAGTAAGaattttgaccatatggtgagacatttcgaacggaacagtctttgtaagctgaaataggctctgttggcagtcaatGACCTTGcgtagatttcatcgtcgtatctgttattggttgtgattttggaccctagataggagaaattatcaacagtgtcaaagttatattctcttcccattattattctcgtttgaccagtgccattcgaTGTTTTTGATTCTTTGGCTTGGCTTTCTTGGCCAGTgattgggtgaacttgaagaggatagtgcttcttgcattaacatcaacagcgcggatcacttttcccaggaccaggttaaagaggacgcatgacagggcatttCCTTGctttagactgttgttgatattgaatggtctcgagagtgatcctgctgcttttatctggcctcgcacattggtcagggtcagcctagtcagttttatcaatttcgttgcggtaccgaattctctcatggttgtgtacagttttacccttgctatgctatcataagcggcctttcatcagtttttctatcgcttgcggcagagagaaaatctaatctggtgCTGAATtgtctagagtgaagcctctttgatatgggccgatgatcttctgggtgtatggggctatccgacctagcaggatagcggagaatatcttatagataatactcagcaacttgatacctctataattgctacgctGCATGATATCCCACtttcatgtatgggacagataatgcctcattgccagtcaGCGCCTGCTGCGGTTGCGCCttgtaattttcgagttcacagacttattggttttgCTAGGCTTTCTTTTTTTgcttgtgaagtcgcttctccagtcGAAGAAGTTCATGAtaggtctccgcgcgtgcccgcgttctttgtgaatgcagcgttgcccggtatgcagcacTCATCGATTCCGGTGCGAGCTTACATTCATgtcgaaccagccattccgacttttttgtggCTGgatccaagtatgtttgtggtcatatctatgataacgttcttcaggtggttgtgaagatcatttgttgatggatCTCTGCTAGCTGCGATTATTGTGGTATCCATttgccccttataggtgttacggagggctttgttgtggatggtttcagtattcactcacATCTATTGTCAGcggagattgtaggtggtgttgtaattcttACCCGGAGCACTATGGAAACGAGCTAGTGATCGGAGTCTACAGTGGTTCGTtcgttcgttctactgcttcgtagagggtatccttctccgactctggattctcctctgtagaggcatgaacattaataaggcttatattttcaaatttgcctcgcaagagcagagtgcatagccgttcgcttatgttttcaaaggcgataatagcagttttcattttttgactgactaggaaacctactctgagcacatgttttactggatggtcactatagtACatcgtgtagtggctcttctccagaaaacgaGTCCCTGTTAAGTGTATCTCTTGCAATACTGTTACATGAGCCCTACATCGGGAtacggtatcggctagttgcttggcagctccttttTTGTATAGGGAACTCACataccatgagaaaatgcgcaaatcgttattccattccgggctcgtcgttgtgttgtcaatccagtccgaggctcctttcatgATTCTGTAGCTTTGGTTTtcaatgtagggttgtcagccctacctaaccgacagcgtggaggaccagttggtacaatttgtcccttttttatgcgcgggagactcgcctcctTCTTTCTCCATCTTTAGttttattaagaaagaactcccagccttcaccacatggaggtggagatattgTTTAGTAGTAGagatgttgttgttggttcagcaggggtTTCCCATGTTTTATCTCACACACACACAGAAGTGAGGCAacatctaatgagttgcctctgccctgaacgattCGTCAGCCAACTTTTTTAAAAGACTGAAAATCAATTTCACACTAaattgagtagtctgacatgctaaatgcatacacattacgggctacgtacaaattgaACAGTTCTGCATCgaagaatatattatatatactaacaccagaaatacacgaaaccttttatacctgaaacatcAAGCTTCcgggtttcaatttttttgtacgGAAGTAGCTTTGGTCCGATGGTGAGGCGAAATATGGTAGTTAGCTGTTATTGGGTGTGAATTTTATGGTTGTTACTAAATCGGTTCATTGcctgtgtgacagatagacaatcTCCTCGTCTGTCTGCCCCACCCACTTTTTTCAGAACTGGTTGACACGGAagtgggaaggtggaaactatTAATGCCTACACATGTAGTGAGTTAATACATCGTTCTATATTGTGTTCAAGGAGGTGTAAagtttctttttcatcaaatactctcatgtgggatattaaatgaaagatctcaattagtactttctgaagctggtcttaattttgacattcgttgtaaAGAGTGCGGGGGCtataaagtgattatttctttcacggaccctccTTAGAAATTAATAAATTGAAACATCAGAACAAAATGATGAAGCCgcttctatacggtgtccagactTTCAAATACActttataccgatatctgctcaaataatgtcAAAATCAGTATATGATtgtatttttttgggaattgactggaaaccccccttaagttcattccagaGCCATAAAAACTggagtaatatagactatgatataaagcatgatattctcaagtttggtgaaaatcgaactgctactgataaagttacaaaAGCACAAGTTTGTCTCTTAAGtttaaatttactggaactcaaaacattgaatatcaatatcacattaaagtgagtagtctgacaagctaaatatatatacaatacgagctacgtacaaatggaacagttcTGCATTTATTCCGGAGCGACTTACGTTATAGGATAGAAAGTCCGCATGGCGTAACTCGCAATGAAATTGCCGCCTTTTCTTAATATGTTGCCTATTCACTAGCACTTTCTCCCTTTGATTAAAACGTCCATGGGCATCTGGCCCGTATCCGGGTAATTTTCTCAATTTGTTATTGCCTTAGGCCAGAGTACGCTAATGACATGTCGTAAATATGAGTTGATGAAAGGTTGGAGCTTTGAAGTAGCGGTGGTGGTTATTTTTCAtgtgcttcttctttttcttcagcctttgtcccgttcacaagcggggtcggctcatcgtgatcggtttcgccatgtggctctatcgaatgcctgatctgggtgcaatcttgaggtttCTAAATCCtaccaagctaccgttgtttcggcctgccttatGGTCGtttaccgttgacttcgatgttcagaccaatcttggcgagtgaattctcgttagcacgaattgcgtgaccataccatcgaagacgcctctctcgcaatttgtcCACGGTGCAATCCCatgacgatcgcggatatcctcatttcgtatgtgattaacacgtgtcacgtcactagtccaactcaacatcttcgtctccattaccgcaagacacagttgtcttttatagtcggcc harbors:
- the LOC119658910 gene encoding uncharacterized protein LOC119658910 isoform X2, whose protein sequence is MLRSPVTGSPSLNAIRHFTGLQRNQHRVLPPTSYSNRTLVAGISRRDVSLPKLVYLQYPYKYLKAKFDLLRLKYLWDPSFKEDEFKVGTTQAAVLLTKLIRDQNLTEINNLTTTSGFKQIARDMILSRQDPRMKLLKFRFSDIKKAIPVRIYFVERHGRKHCIIDMFFVGMRNINDFDSDEKSEIQDSIRKYDNKQTDSNPETGSDVDPTSSKRRVVFAEIFTRFYREYGVANPDDWAVAFYKIATFDVLAF
- the LOC119658910 gene encoding uncharacterized protein LOC119658910 isoform X1; translation: MSTFRSIYSPIKSSKSILNRLDSCRSMLRSPVTGSPSLNAIRHFTGLQRNQHRVLPPTSYSNRTLVAGISRRDVSLPKLVYLQYPYKYLKAKFDLLRLKYLWDPSFKEDEFKVGTTQAAVLLTKLIRDQNLTEINNLTTTSGFKQIARDMILSRQDPRMKLLKFRFSDIKKAIPVRIYFVERHGRKHCIIDMFFVGMRNINDFDSDEKSEIQDSIRKYDNKQTDSNPETGSDVDPTSSKRRVVFAEIFTRFYREYGVANPDDWAVAFYKIATFDVLAF